Proteins encoded within one genomic window of Phototrophicus methaneseepsis:
- a CDS encoding SRPBCC family protein, which yields MPTIEQKFTINRPVIEVFRVATDYKNASDWQPDTLSVNMIAGDPIRSGTMLTFERRFMGRTIIVNVDVVDFQRNKLVEWQGAHGGFRYHRLTEFISTGGSTEIHDTLDINLGWIRFWYIPFFKSAVNSQISKEWANLKQQVESGAGMRG from the coding sequence ATGCCCACAATTGAACAAAAATTTACGATTAATCGCCCTGTGATTGAAGTTTTTAGGGTGGCGACAGATTACAAGAACGCCAGCGATTGGCAGCCAGATACGCTCAGCGTGAATATGATCGCCGGGGACCCGATCCGCTCAGGGACCATGCTCACCTTCGAGCGCAGGTTCATGGGCCGTACGATTATTGTGAATGTGGACGTGGTGGACTTCCAGCGAAATAAGCTTGTAGAGTGGCAAGGCGCGCATGGCGGGTTCCGTTACCACCGCCTGACAGAATTTATCTCCACAGGCGGCAGTACGGAAATTCACGATACACTCGATATCAATCTCGGGTGGATTCGCTTCTGGTATATTCCCTTCTTCAAGAGTGCTGTCAATTCGCAGATCTCAAAAGAATGGGCGAACCTCAAACAACAGGTTGAGAGCGGCGCAGGCATGCGTGGTTAA
- a CDS encoding TetR/AcrR family transcriptional regulator has protein sequence MDRRVRRTRRQLRDALLALVMESGYENVTIQQITDRADLSRATFYLHYKEKDELLADSLESLFDELVASLDASLIDLDWQKPGHQSSSVVFEHVSLYKDLYTSLFLGDRSVTYVSNRAINYIADVIEENIKALLPQDMPSLTPTHTVAHFASGAMFALMLQWLDNNMQETPETMAVIYQRMVMPAVIAALGLHEAVY, from the coding sequence ATGGATCGTCGTGTACGTCGCACGCGTCGCCAACTACGAGATGCGTTACTCGCATTGGTCATGGAAAGTGGTTATGAGAATGTAACCATTCAGCAAATCACAGACCGGGCAGATCTTAGTCGCGCTACATTTTATCTCCACTACAAGGAGAAAGATGAATTGCTTGCTGACAGCCTGGAATCGCTGTTTGATGAACTGGTGGCATCTCTCGATGCGTCGCTTATTGATCTCGATTGGCAAAAGCCGGGCCATCAATCAAGCTCGGTGGTCTTTGAGCATGTTTCGCTGTACAAAGACCTGTATACCTCGCTTTTCCTGGGTGATCGCAGCGTGACCTACGTCAGCAATCGTGCGATTAACTACATTGCGGATGTCATCGAAGAGAATATTAAGGCGCTTCTCCCGCAGGATATGCCTTCCCTCACACCAACACACACTGTTGCGCATTTCGCATCTGGTGCGATGTTTGCCTTGATGCTGCAATGGTTGGATAACAACATGCAGGAAACGCCGGAGACCATGGCGGTAATTTATCAGCGCATGGTGATGCCGGCTGTTATCGCTGCTCTGGGCCTTCATGAGGCTGTCTACTAA
- a CDS encoding glycosyltransferase family 4 protein encodes MTIKILFTSWYSGLGGGETDLLTLAQGLDQTRYEPHLLLPRVGELGTQWQANGWSVHYERWRGATTWFVPRLWVQFPVVTRMKELLKSQRIDIVHADYHTLPLIVSAAQSLNIPVMWTCHGWWFQPKPWQRGFFQAIPCVARSEAIRDGFLGPRPFLSQDQLPVVYSGVDTTRFTPSKQPEERMKANIPLDAPVVAMIARFQRVKGHYTFLAMARCILEMLPNAHFLIAGEDTFGVARDADYRQQVIENIQADSQLREHVHLLGFRTDVEHVLQAADVVVCPSEFESYGKVNLEAMACGVPVVSTNKGGPSETVKDGETGYLVEAGDVDGFAQAVLSLLQNPQQRAQLGKQARAWVEEHFSAKQMVKQYEETFERLLARSS; translated from the coding sequence ATGACAATCAAAATTCTCTTCACATCCTGGTATAGTGGCCTTGGCGGTGGCGAGACGGACTTGCTCACACTGGCGCAAGGTCTGGATCAAACGCGCTACGAGCCGCATTTGCTGCTGCCTCGCGTCGGTGAACTCGGTACGCAATGGCAGGCCAATGGATGGTCTGTCCATTATGAGCGTTGGCGCGGTGCGACAACCTGGTTCGTACCACGTTTGTGGGTGCAGTTCCCGGTCGTCACACGGATGAAAGAATTGCTCAAGTCACAGCGCATTGACATTGTTCATGCCGATTATCACACATTGCCACTCATTGTCTCCGCTGCGCAGTCGCTGAATATCCCGGTCATGTGGACCTGCCACGGATGGTGGTTCCAGCCCAAGCCCTGGCAGCGTGGCTTCTTCCAGGCGATCCCCTGCGTGGCACGCAGCGAAGCGATCCGCGATGGATTCCTTGGCCCCCGCCCGTTCTTATCGCAGGATCAATTACCTGTGGTTTATTCCGGCGTGGATACAACACGATTCACCCCCAGCAAACAGCCTGAAGAACGCATGAAGGCGAATATTCCGCTTGATGCACCTGTGGTTGCCATGATTGCCCGCTTCCAGCGGGTTAAAGGCCATTACACGTTTTTGGCGATGGCCCGCTGCATCCTTGAAATGTTACCGAATGCGCACTTCTTGATTGCAGGGGAAGACACATTTGGTGTCGCACGAGATGCGGATTACCGTCAGCAGGTTATCGAGAATATTCAGGCAGATAGCCAACTGAGAGAGCACGTGCATTTACTCGGGTTTCGGACGGATGTGGAACACGTCTTGCAAGCCGCTGATGTGGTGGTTTGCCCGTCGGAATTTGAAAGCTATGGCAAAGTGAACCTTGAGGCGATGGCCTGCGGCGTGCCCGTCGTCAGCACGAATAAAGGCGGTCCTTCTGAAACAGTGAAAGATGGCGAAACCGGCTATCTGGTAGAAGCCGGTGACGTCGATGGATTCGCCCAGGCGGTGCTCTCACTGTTACAAAACCCGCAGCAACGTGCCCAACTTGGCAAACAGGCGCGTGCATGGGTCGAGGAACATTTTTCTGCAAAGCAGATGGTCAAACAGTACGAAGAGACCTTCGAACGATTGCTAGCCCGGTCATCATAA
- a CDS encoding nucleotidyltransferase domain-containing protein: MKTCLRMDSTTASFMFTDVEPVYQDAVQGLYYLPTEGGFAKSFPIETPHLEHIYKNFERYAEEIVLQSAHIKPVAWEEALLTFLSLIDGADINWWLVGSGALAVRGIDVAPHDLDIAVDDASSEKLGDLLLDYLIEPLQGGWVWNTFGRAFLSARFEWVGGVHASIDEPEPSDYGPVAARQLEVIHWHDKAISVVPLELQRAVSQRRGLLDRVEKIDQYLAHQQRQA, translated from the coding sequence ATGAAGACGTGTTTGCGGATGGATAGCACCACAGCATCTTTTATGTTTACGGATGTAGAGCCTGTGTATCAGGACGCTGTACAGGGATTGTACTATCTACCTACCGAGGGAGGCTTTGCCAAATCATTCCCTATAGAGACGCCCCACCTAGAGCATATCTATAAGAACTTTGAACGATATGCAGAGGAGATTGTCTTACAATCTGCACACATCAAGCCTGTTGCCTGGGAGGAGGCCCTGTTGACGTTTTTGAGCCTCATTGATGGTGCAGACATCAACTGGTGGCTGGTCGGTAGCGGGGCCCTGGCTGTAAGGGGCATTGATGTCGCGCCGCATGATCTTGATATTGCTGTCGATGATGCCAGTTCAGAAAAATTAGGCGACTTATTGCTGGATTATCTCATCGAACCGCTGCAAGGTGGGTGGGTCTGGAATACTTTTGGACGGGCTTTTCTATCTGCACGTTTTGAATGGGTAGGCGGTGTGCATGCGAGTATTGATGAGCCAGAACCCAGTGATTACGGCCCGGTTGCTGCGCGCCAGCTAGAAGTTATCCATTGGCACGATAAGGCTATCAGCGTCGTGCCGCTCGAATTACAACGGGCTGTGAGCCAAAGACGTGGCTTGCTGGACCGTGTTGAAAAAATTGATCAGTATCTGGCACACCAGCAGCGGCAGGCATAA
- a CDS encoding glycosyltransferase family 2 protein: MYATNPDTLPSRPEPKILIALLALNEARNVGRVIHNVKAHVPFADVLVVDDGSVDDTVTVAHAAGALVVQVPYNIGIGAAEQTAFKFAARHGYKVLIRNDGDGQHEPEDIPLLLNALEMQPADMIIGSRFIGEGDYGTPTTRRMGILIITGILRLLTQQPITDPTSGFRAFNHRAITCFAQIYPQDYPEPETIVMAHRLGLRVKEVPAHFHVRQHGRSQFFSIRTVAYYMVKVILAIFIDALRRDPLPETVTILPPEPPIQAPTQAQAQPTAQPPVKQSNMD; this comes from the coding sequence ATGTATGCGACCAATCCTGATACGCTGCCGTCTCGGCCAGAACCCAAGATCCTCATCGCCCTCTTAGCCCTGAACGAAGCGCGCAACGTCGGGCGAGTCATTCATAATGTGAAGGCACATGTGCCCTTTGCAGATGTCCTGGTTGTTGATGATGGCTCTGTTGACGACACCGTCACTGTCGCACATGCAGCAGGTGCCCTGGTTGTACAAGTCCCCTATAACATTGGCATCGGGGCGGCAGAACAAACAGCCTTTAAGTTTGCGGCGCGACATGGCTATAAGGTCTTGATCCGCAATGATGGCGATGGTCAGCATGAGCCAGAAGATATTCCGCTGCTGTTGAACGCGTTGGAAATGCAGCCCGCTGATATGATTATCGGGTCCCGCTTCATCGGTGAAGGGGATTATGGCACACCGACAACACGCCGCATGGGCATCCTGATTATCACAGGCATCCTACGACTGCTCACACAACAGCCTATTACAGACCCTACGTCCGGCTTCCGGGCGTTCAACCACCGCGCCATTACCTGCTTCGCCCAGATTTACCCCCAGGATTACCCGGAACCAGAGACGATTGTCATGGCGCACCGGTTGGGGCTGCGCGTCAAAGAAGTTCCGGCGCATTTTCATGTTCGGCAGCATGGGCGCTCGCAGTTCTTCAGCATCCGCACCGTCGCATATTATATGGTCAAGGTCATCCTGGCGATCTTCATTGATGCGCTGCGCCGCGACCCACTGCCAGAAACCGTCACCATCCTACCGCCAGAGCCGCCCATACAGGCCCCCACACAAGCGCAGGCCCAGCCCACGGCCCAGCCACCCGTTAAACAATCCAACATGGACTAA
- a CDS encoding class I SAM-dependent methyltransferase, with protein MMDETGNPSVIEEQMAYYRARAAEYDEWFYRQGRYDRGEENNARWFAAAEAVREALFAGGQVHSVVELACGTGIWTQELAQLAQQVTALDASPEMLKINQTKVAAENVTYQQVNLFEWEPTQTYDMLFASFWLSHVPPERLSAHLEAMSRALVPDGRLFLVDSLKTPTSTAVDHVIPEASTTLTRKLNDGRTYQIVKVFYEAEGLKAALEAAGFVAQVYQAGDFFWYVDAVRR; from the coding sequence ATGATGGACGAGACGGGGAATCCTTCTGTCATTGAAGAGCAGATGGCGTACTATCGGGCACGGGCCGCTGAATATGACGAGTGGTTTTATCGGCAGGGGCGTTATGATCGTGGTGAAGAAAATAACGCTCGTTGGTTTGCCGCTGCGGAAGCGGTGCGAGAGGCGCTCTTTGCAGGCGGGCAGGTCCATTCTGTTGTAGAACTGGCCTGTGGCACGGGCATCTGGACGCAGGAACTGGCCCAACTCGCGCAGCAAGTCACGGCCTTGGATGCCTCCCCGGAGATGCTCAAAATCAATCAGACAAAAGTTGCCGCTGAAAATGTGACTTATCAGCAGGTGAACCTGTTTGAATGGGAGCCTACCCAGACATATGACATGCTGTTTGCCAGCTTCTGGCTGTCGCACGTGCCGCCGGAACGCTTGAGCGCTCACCTTGAGGCAATGTCTCGTGCGCTGGTGCCAGATGGTCGCTTATTCCTGGTGGATTCTTTGAAAACGCCGACATCTACCGCCGTTGATCATGTAATCCCGGAGGCCAGCACGACCCTGACACGTAAACTCAATGATGGCCGCACGTATCAGATCGTCAAAGTATTCTACGAAGCAGAAGGCCTGAAGGCGGCCCTAGAGGCGGCAGGGTTCGTCGCGCAGGTATACCAAGCGGGCGATTTCTTCTGGTATGTAGATGCTGTGCGGCGTTGA
- the pepF gene encoding oligoendopeptidase F, giving the protein MAVENPVLARADVPQAATWNRESVFADVEAWQKEYETVQSELPQLEAYPGTLSQGAAQWANYNDLAEDLARRVSKLAFYARMSVSVDGNDMVAKQLVGQIMGLYGQFSSLTAFADPELLNIGQETLEEWMTSEPRLSHMGKAIDDLFRLQPHVRSAEVEAILGMLSESFGGAQQTATELANTDLQFEPAHDEDDQPTSVNQSVRGVAIGSNDRTLRRTVWQNYMDGYLTYKNTFASAYLTDVKQQAFETRVRKYDSTLERMLSAHNLPTAVFHNLVDTFQKNLPTWHRYWDVRRRALGYDTIHPWDIWAPLTNNSPKINFEESVDLISEGLAPLGDDYVEILRKGCLEERWVDSSLNEGKRQGAFSFGTYDTFPFIMMSHSNDLGSVSTLAHELGHSMHSYYSRKTQPFVYSGYSMFVAEVASNFNQALTRAYLFEKYADDRDFQLTQIQEAMDNFHRYFFIMPTLARFEYEVHNRVMAGKPLTADTLNGLMSDLFAEGYGDTMTDDPERTGITWATFGHLFVPFYTFQYSTGISAAHALATDILAGDGNAVENYREFLTLGSRVYPMQALQTAGVDMTTPEAVEKTFAVLSDLVDRLESLIE; this is encoded by the coding sequence AAAGAATATGAAACGGTGCAATCGGAATTACCGCAGCTAGAAGCGTATCCTGGCACGCTCAGCCAGGGTGCGGCCCAATGGGCTAACTACAATGATCTGGCGGAAGATCTCGCGCGACGGGTGAGTAAACTGGCTTTTTACGCGCGTATGTCCGTCTCTGTCGATGGCAATGATATGGTGGCTAAGCAGCTTGTCGGCCAGATTATGGGCTTGTACGGTCAGTTCAGCAGCCTGACCGCTTTCGCGGACCCCGAACTGCTGAATATCGGCCAGGAAACGCTGGAAGAGTGGATGACCAGCGAGCCGCGTCTGTCGCATATGGGCAAAGCCATTGACGATCTGTTCCGCTTACAGCCCCATGTGCGCTCTGCTGAAGTAGAAGCCATTTTAGGCATGCTTTCGGAGTCCTTCGGCGGGGCACAGCAGACAGCGACGGAACTCGCCAATACGGACCTTCAATTTGAGCCAGCCCATGACGAAGATGACCAGCCAACATCGGTGAATCAGAGTGTGCGCGGTGTTGCGATCGGCAGCAATGACCGCACCCTGCGCCGTACTGTCTGGCAGAATTATATGGATGGCTACCTGACGTATAAAAATACGTTCGCCAGTGCCTACCTGACCGATGTTAAGCAGCAAGCTTTTGAAACGCGCGTGCGTAAATATGACAGCACGTTAGAGCGGATGCTCTCTGCACATAATTTGCCGACAGCCGTCTTTCATAATCTGGTAGATACCTTCCAGAAGAACCTGCCCACCTGGCACCGCTACTGGGATGTGCGCCGCCGTGCCCTGGGCTATGATACGATCCACCCCTGGGATATCTGGGCCCCGCTAACCAACAACTCGCCCAAGATCAACTTTGAAGAATCCGTTGACCTCATTAGCGAAGGGCTGGCCCCGCTCGGTGATGATTATGTTGAAATCCTGCGCAAGGGTTGCCTGGAAGAACGTTGGGTCGATTCCAGCTTGAACGAAGGCAAGCGCCAGGGGGCCTTCTCCTTCGGCACATATGATACGTTCCCCTTCATCATGATGAGCCATAGCAACGACCTAGGCAGTGTGAGCACATTGGCGCATGAATTGGGCCATAGCATGCACAGCTACTATTCTCGCAAGACGCAGCCTTTCGTCTACAGTGGCTACAGCATGTTCGTCGCGGAAGTGGCTAGCAACTTCAACCAGGCCCTGACGCGTGCCTATCTCTTCGAAAAATATGCCGACGACCGCGATTTCCAACTGACGCAGATCCAGGAAGCTATGGATAACTTCCATCGCTACTTCTTCATCATGCCGACGCTGGCCCGTTTTGAGTACGAAGTACACAACCGCGTCATGGCAGGCAAGCCGCTGACTGCGGATACGCTCAATGGCCTGATGAGCGATCTCTTTGCGGAGGGTTATGGTGATACGATGACCGATGACCCGGAACGCACAGGCATCACCTGGGCCACATTTGGTCACTTATTTGTGCCGTTTTACACCTTCCAGTATTCGACCGGGATCAGCGCTGCCCATGCCCTGGCGACGGATATTCTGGCGGGTGATGGCAATGCCGTTGAGAATTACCGTGAATTCCTGACGCTTGGCAGCCGCGTTTATCCGATGCAGGCGCTGCAAACGGCTGGCGTCGATATGACCACGCCGGAAGCTGTCGAAAAGACCTTTGCTGTGCTCAGTGACCTGGTGGACCGTCTGGAAAGTCTGATTGAGTAA